One window of Mesorhizobium sp. PAMC28654 genomic DNA carries:
- a CDS encoding alpha/beta fold hydrolase, with translation MSTRISIRPQADIIHGGRDAAFPAGQVLAGLFLAVAMLIAAAFTTGRAQASDLPGSLVSAQRMSGAPDGSTAYRIIYMSTGLSGEPIPVSGVVVVPAGHIPTGGRPIVAWAHPTTGVEPQCGPSRARVFFSSVQGLRDALARGYVVTATDYPGLGIDRAGPHPYLVGTSEGRAVLDSVRAARQIPDAGASDNFAVWGHSQGGHAALYSGLLASAYAPELHLVGVAAAAPATELAELMREDQGTGGGNNITAMTLWSWSRVYVAPIDHVVMPRALPVVNKLAGKCIERWFDVLDRRGPTRALEHSFLSVNDLSDLQPWKHLLADNTPGPLPSRIPVFIAQGTKDNLVRPSVTMAYVKGLCRRGSKVELERLKGVGHAFAARHSASDAMAWIAGRFAGAPAPSNCGNS, from the coding sequence ATGAGCACCAGAATATCCATCCGGCCCCAGGCCGACATAATTCACGGCGGACGCGATGCCGCATTCCCAGCCGGTCAAGTACTGGCGGGGCTTTTCCTTGCCGTTGCCATGTTGATCGCGGCGGCATTCACGACGGGCCGGGCGCAGGCATCGGACCTTCCCGGGTCGCTGGTCAGTGCACAACGCATGTCCGGCGCCCCGGATGGCTCAACAGCCTATCGCATCATCTATATGTCGACAGGCCTGTCGGGCGAACCAATCCCTGTATCAGGCGTGGTCGTCGTACCCGCCGGGCACATACCGACCGGCGGCCGGCCAATTGTAGCGTGGGCGCATCCCACGACAGGCGTCGAGCCTCAATGCGGGCCCTCCAGGGCGAGAGTGTTCTTCTCTTCGGTCCAGGGATTGCGGGATGCGCTGGCGCGCGGATATGTCGTGACCGCCACCGACTATCCGGGTCTTGGGATCGACCGGGCGGGGCCCCACCCCTATCTTGTCGGGACGAGCGAAGGCCGGGCCGTGCTCGATTCCGTGCGCGCCGCCCGACAGATTCCGGATGCCGGCGCGAGCGACAATTTCGCCGTCTGGGGCCACTCGCAGGGCGGGCATGCAGCACTTTATAGCGGGCTTCTCGCATCCGCCTATGCGCCGGAATTGCACCTGGTTGGTGTCGCTGCCGCCGCGCCGGCGACCGAACTTGCCGAATTGATGCGCGAGGACCAAGGCACTGGCGGCGGCAACAACATAACCGCGATGACGCTATGGTCCTGGTCGCGGGTCTATGTCGCGCCGATCGATCATGTCGTGATGCCGCGGGCCCTGCCCGTCGTGAACAAATTGGCGGGCAAGTGCATCGAGCGCTGGTTCGACGTTCTCGACCGCCGCGGCCCAACCAGGGCGCTGGAACATAGCTTCCTGAGCGTCAACGATCTCTCCGACCTGCAACCCTGGAAGCATCTGCTTGCCGACAATACGCCCGGGCCGCTGCCGTCCCGCATTCCCGTGTTCATCGCGCAGGGCACAAAGGATAATCTGGTGCGGCCTTCGGTTACCATGGCTTATGTAAAAGGACTATGTCGCCGTGGTAGCAAGGTCGAGCTGGAAAGACTGAAAGGCGTGGGCCATGCCTTTGCCGCGCGGCACTCCGCCAGCGATGCCATGGCATGGATCGCGGGCCGTTTCGCGGGAGCGCCGGCACCGAGCAACTGCGGAAATTCCTGA
- a CDS encoding TetR/AcrR family transcriptional regulator, with the protein MEQLKPYHHGALRDALLAAAESILRRDGLPALTLRAIAREAGVSHGAPGHHFKDLSELLSELAALGFERLTSMMQEVSPTEPNWRIAASHAYVAFAIDNPGLFSLMFRGERLNADNPRLLAARQSVFGVLVQFGSSSDLAEDRTRIGAMTAQWCLLHGYAVLAIDGRLARLMAIAPPGTDTMGLLDFALTYQAGNKI; encoded by the coding sequence TTGGAGCAACTCAAACCCTACCATCACGGTGCCCTGCGCGATGCGCTGCTCGCGGCCGCCGAGTCCATATTGCGGCGGGACGGCCTGCCGGCCCTGACACTTCGCGCCATTGCACGCGAGGCAGGCGTGTCGCACGGCGCGCCCGGTCATCACTTCAAGGACCTGTCGGAATTGTTGAGCGAACTTGCCGCCCTGGGTTTCGAGCGCCTGACGTCGATGATGCAGGAGGTGAGCCCCACGGAGCCGAACTGGAGGATCGCGGCCAGTCACGCCTACGTGGCCTTTGCGATCGACAATCCCGGCCTGTTCTCGCTGATGTTTCGGGGCGAGCGGCTCAATGCGGACAATCCTCGCCTACTCGCCGCGAGACAAAGCGTATTTGGCGTCCTGGTGCAGTTCGGCAGCAGCTCGGACCTTGCTGAGGATCGCACGCGCATCGGCGCCATGACCGCGCAATGGTGCCTCCTGCATGGCTATGCCGTTCTTGCGATCGATGGCCGTCTCGCCCGGCTGATGGCGATCGCCCCGCCAGGGACCGAT